The nucleotide sequence CTCCCTGCTCCAAATAGAGAGACTGCAGCGATATGTAACTTGCTGGGATGTTCCCGGCAATTGGGCCAAAATTTTTGCGATTAGGGAGAATACTGCGAATGAAATTCCCTTGATGAATGGCCTGCGATCTGTATGCGCTATCTGGATCATGGTCTTCCATGTGGTATGGTTCATGTACTTTACTGTCCACAATAAGACGGTGCTGATTTCGTATGCCGAACAGGCCTTCTTCCAATATGTCTCGTCGGCTCCTCTGCTCGTGGATGTCTTCTTTACCATCAGGTGGGTTCGATAGAAACCACTGATACAAACCATAAACCTTTATGTAAAtatgttcatttttttgtttcatagtGGCTTCCTGCAAACATTTAACTTCCTCAGGAACTCCCGGCAGTTGGAGGCAGTACGGCAAAATAGCTTCAGCGAAAATCTAAAACTCTTTGGCAAACTGCTCTTCCATCGTTATTTGCGTCTTGGACCTCTTTACCTGGTGGTCATGGCCACCGTGGACTTGGTATACGCCTATATTGGAGATGTCTCAGTTTACCACATCAACGAGCGATTCGATGAGATGTGTACACGTCACTGGTGGCGCAATCTTTTGTTCATTCAAAACCTCTTCGACCATCGGGACATGTGCGCCAATTGGAGTTGGTCCTTGGCCTGCGAAATGCAGTTCTTTAtcctggccaacgctctgctGTTCCTCTATGTGAAGTAAGTTATTTAGTTTATTacttacaaatataaatacgAAATAAACGCTATACTTTTCATTGATAAATAGATATCCCAAGGTGGTAAAGTCTCTAGTGGTATCTTCTTTTGTGGCCACCATCGCTTGGTCCTACGGCATCGGACTGAGCATCAAGTTCCAATTGTCCTTCGACGCGGCCTTTGCCACTGGAACAGAGATCTATACATCGCCCTTCGTAAGGGTCCTTCCATATATCCTGGGAGCTGTAACGGCTTGGCTATTGCAAGAGAATCGAGTCCAGTTGGAGATCAGCGAGCAAAAGGAACGGGCATGCTGGCACTTCGCCTTATTCGTCTTCTTCGCCTGCATTTATTCGACTGTCAAACGGGATCTTGGACCTCTGATGGCCATCACGCTTTTTGTGATGGGTCGCCTGTTCTTTTCGCTTAGTGTATGCTGGATGATAGCGCGCAGCTGCGATGGCCGGGGGGTGTGGTGGTCACGCCTGCTGGAGGCCAAGGGCTTCCAACATGTCAGTCGACTGTCCTACGCCATTTACCTTCTCAATCCGCTGGTCATAGCGTTATTCTACAGTTTAACCAACGCGAGCACACATGCGGATCCTTTCATGCTGGTGAGTACCATGTGGACTTCATtaccttttgtttttttaaatgaCTCCAATAACTTTGTCATCAATTTTTAGTGCGTGGTGACCTGCGGCTTTGCTGTCATAGTCTACCTGGCTTCCATCCTCTTTTCGCTGGCCTTTGAGCTGCCCTTCAGCAATCTTTCAAGTTTGCTAAATCGACGGCAGAGCAAGCCAAAATCGATTTAAAGATGCTAGCCCTAAACTAGATCGTTAAGGTCACCGCACACGCCTCCATCTGACAATTGTGATTGCTTTCATGTACAACTAATCATTATTATCGAATCACTAAACTTAGTCTTATCTTAGTCAATGTTACTTATATTGTATTTACTTATATGATATATCCTGTACTTCGGTGGAAACCATACTTAATAAGATAATCACTAGCTGTATATGTACTTTGTGTTACGTAAAATCATTATTCCCCAGCACAGAATATACAACtgttgaaaaaatttaaaaatctgaATAATTTACTCGATATATGTTGGAATGGTCCTTCTTTAAAGGATATACATTGTGTATAtttggcttttattatatGATCGTAAGGCAGTGGAATTCACATAAGGTAAGGTAAtacaaaatattgttttaagtCGATTTGCATATGTCGTAGTATCCAGGACATACTTcacatttctttaaaaattcagCATAGGGATTCGGTCCAgtagaaacaaaaaacattcGTACGCGCCTCAAAATATCCGACGAATGCTCTTCAATTTCATTGAAGTCCCACTTTGGATGGTGCTTACTTATGCACAGTATTATCTGATATAGAATGGATTCCGTgggaaaataatattttagcATTTGGCACATTTCCTCCCTCACAGTTTCCACAAATGTTTGCGTTAGCGCCATTATAAGCTTAAAAGTGTCGACTTCCAAATGCTCTGACATTCTACTTATCAAAATGTCGAAGCTCTCTGAGCTTGCAATATGTTTCTTGAGTTGGGTTCCGTATTCTCGCAGGTTTATTTCCTGCCCCTTGACTTTAATAGATAaatctatttctatttctggAAGATCACTTGGAGTATTTTCTGGTTTTTCAGCCTCCACAACCTTTTTTGATTTCTTGATCTTGCTATCAATGGGCTGAAATATTTTATCCAGCTTCGGTATTGAGGGCACTCCATTGCAACAACGAATGAGATTCACATTTCCCTCAATTTTAAATGATTCCCTAGCAATCTTATCCCACGCCGATctagaaatatttttatttagatttGCGAGCAATATGAATCCTTTGATACCTACCGTTGCTGATTAACAAAAATGCTGggatcattattattattattcatcaGCGATTCAAGGCGTGAATTGTACAGATTATTCGTAAATAATACTAAGGAATCGGATAGACCAGCCACATCACCAGATTGTGTAGAACTATGAGGATTCTACATGAAAGacaaacaatttaaacaaattcgAATGTATGTTAATGAAATATGAAGTTTATACCAAAATCGACGAAAGCATCTTTTCACTGGCGCAGAAGTCGAAAACCTCTTCAGGATAAACCAGAAATGGAACTGAATGTATGATGATTTTTCTAAGTTTATTAGTCACACTGGATGCTTTTTTCAACGATTCGGGTGTTATTGGTATATCTTTCTTATTTGGGTGCCATATCTGAGTGGTAGTATACGTTTTTAGCTCAACGCGACCATCGGTTTGCTTGTAAACTCCAAGATACGGGGTGACCATTAGACCTGCGGCAAACCCCGTATGGGTCACAAATCGGTTCCAGGAATCAGACATTGAGTACTGTGACACATATGACATGCAACAGTCAATGTTGCTGGAATGTCCAGTTTCATCttgtacaaataaaaaaatataatacatttcTCGATTTACTTATAACTATCGAGCTTACCCACGCATCGTCGGCATCGAAACACCGGATACAGGCGCCAGGATCTACTTTCTTCGGCCAGCTTGGGATCATATACATTATTGACAACCatcacaaaaaataaagacgTGAGTGACTGCCCTTTGGAGTATTTTCCTGATATGAGAAAGTAGATAACATAATGACGCTTATTTggaatatattattaattttactATAACTATAACTCACTATAACTCCAGATCGCATGAAACATGTTAGAATCGAAATTCAGCAGAGACAGCTTTGCCTTCAATATGTTTTCTTGACCCGACGATATTCTGCAAACCTTGAGCTttataatttgcaattttttcgGATGAATCCTACTTACAGATCCCAGGTTATATCGTTGCCATGGCCCAGGATGTCGGCAAACTTTTGCTGCACTTCTCTGACTGTGGGAACTAAGTTTCCGTCCCCTTTTGGAGCACTCATTTTTGCAAACTTTTATTCCTGCTTATTTCTAGAACTTCTTCTGTTGCACGTAGAAGATGGAAGTTGCAACAAAAGGCGGCTATCGATAGTCAGTGCTGACGAACTGTCACTATCTAAGTAATATGATGTATTTACCAGTCATATTAGGgatatttgtaatttaaataaacattaaataaaacacttaTCAAAATGTATATCTCTTAATGTTTATGATCACCCCAATATTGTTTACATTCGACTGTTTGTAAATAATTAGGTTTCATAAAAGGCATTATTACTCAAcgaattaaatattattctaatttttgttattaagTAATTAAGTAATTACAAAATTTAGTTGGCTGATAACGATATTAGtgcaatttaaaaagttaaaatcttAATGTTAAGTTAAAATAGGTTTCCTATCGGTTGAATCAATTATCATTGCGTTTCTTCGTAATTTACAACTTACGAATGGCGACTGAGCCGATGCACTTTAATCGATAGCAATTTTGGCAGATGGATCTTGAAAATCTAGGCAAGCTAGATGAGAAAGCGATAGAAATGGTCACCCCAAATTTTAAACGCGTGTCGATGCTTGAGTTCCATCCCTATCTCCCGCTTTCAGTTAACATTCCAGTGGTGTATATAAAATCTTATGCCTGGggtttttgaaatttatacttaaataatatatattaatactGAAcatgttaatatttttaaatgtgttttgatacaaatattgttaaaaACTAGATTTCTTTAACTCTGaatattcaaaaagttttATGAAGCCAACTCCCCTTAACAGCCCTTCTTTACAACTAACAACAACGCCTCTGTTAAATATAACAGTGAATTTCGCCGCTTTAACAGCAACTGAGAGCGGCTAACAGTGCGAGAGAAATTCGAACggggcagcaacaaaaaagaagaaaaagacTGGTAATAACGCTACGCTTCTCAGTTACTCAGTTCCGAACGGGCAAAAAACAATTTAGCGCCCTCTGAAACGCtctgtgttttattttccacttaaaatattaaaaaagtgcataaaaatTGCACACGTCGCTGATAACTCGCTCGGTATACTTATTCTCTAAAATACTGTCTTTCAAATCAGTTGGAAAATATGACATGATAATAAGTGAACAATAGCCGCGCCGAGAATTTTTCGACGAGTGACGGCGGTTATTCCGTTTTTTATTCAGTTTTTCTTAAAAAACCCAAGCGCATAAACAATTAAAGTCGGACAACACCATCgttaaatgaattaaaagtGAATAAAAGCGCTGTCAACGCCTTTTTGGGCAGCGAAAAAAGGAAAGAGAAATCCAGGCCCAGCATCCTTCAgcctgcttcttcttcttcctcttcatcTCCTTTTGCATTTCTTTTCGCCGCGTCTGTATAGGTGTTCGTGTTGGTGTGGTTGTGTGCAAGCTTGAAAATTGTGTTAAGTTAAGTAAATTTATTCCAGCtgccaacaacaaattgaTGCCAAAAATCTATACAAATTAAGTGCTGCGTGCGCGTGTGTGTTGAATTAGCACTCCCAATTGGTGTCTCTTTCGCTCTAACTCTGTTTTTGAACTGTTACCCAAAGCGATgggtgtgtgtaagtgtgcgTGAGTGCTTCacatggaaattaattaaaaacgcaCATTTGTTGCCATTTCCCTCGCTCTCCCGCAAGGATTCGACTGACTGGCTAATGAGGAAGCAGCCAGGCGAACAACCAGCAGGTGACtattaatacataaaaaaaagcataaaatgtatgaaattaattatgcgAGTGCTTGGATACTATCTCTCCAGATTTCGAGGGGTTTTGTCTTTTACTTTTGCTTATCAGCATCCATTGAACAGTATCCTATTGTTGTCATTGTTGCTGCGGGGAGGGACACTTGCTCTCTCGCTCACTCTCTTTCATGTGTGGgtagcgttttttttttttgttttttatatacgCATCTATCTCTTCTTTCGCTCTTTTCTTCGCCTTTAAGAggcgttgttgttgtgtgcTCTTCTTTTGTGCTTTTTTCCAACATGAATTTTCTTCGCTTTTTGTTAGCACGTCGCTGTCGCTGAGGACTGACCTTGAACAAGTTCAGGCACAGTGGCACGCATGCCTGTTTGTTGTCCTCCGTTTTGGCTCGTCTGCTCCTTTTCGCCTTTTTCAACTCGTTGTCCTTGGCCTGTCCCACTGTGCCGCCTCGCTCCGTCTCCCTCTTCCTATCTTTCTGTGCGCCTCGCTCCCGTCTGAATGTTTGCCCAAGACTGCGAGAGTGTTTACCTCATCACTTAGGTACAGTGGAAATCTCACTAGTTCCGATACACCGCttatcaataaaaaataacccATTTCTATATCAATTTTTCCTGATATCAATCAAGTCATATGTATTCAACTTATTACATATTCAATAGATTTGTTATCTGAAGAAGAAGTCGCTAAGAAGACCGTGTTCGAGTCCCACTAAGATAGCACCATATCTCTAAGGGCGATATTTTGGATCTAAATCGATTTTTGTGTGATTTTCGCTAATAGACATTTAACACGTGTACtttaaattaatgtttaatttattgaGCACTATGGCTTATAAGGAATTACAATCATTCCGTTCAGTTTAAAGTTCATTGTTTGCATTGGCGCTTCAAATTTTCAATCACATGCTCGTTGGCGAAGCTCTGATTTTTAATTGCGCCAGCTTCCGCGAGaagctctcgctctctcttttTCCCACATTCATCTCCCCTCGATCGGCCGTCTCTGTCGAATGGGCTTTAACGCTTTTTTCAGTGGCGCAAAATAACGTTGTATACGCTTTGCTTGACTGTTTGTTTGCCTATCAGCTGCTGTCACCGCTTTTCACCCGTTTGCGCCTTCTGGCCCACTGATAACCGGCGGTGCGAGGCGTTAGACGTCGGCGGTGTTACTTTTATTGGTCCGTACAGTGACCCCGAGATTCTCCGCCGACGTAACGTCACGTCAACGTTTTCAGCTTTTTGCTTTCTCTTTTACTCCCCCTTGCCGCGCCGAAATTTTCGACACGTACGAACTGCTATTCATTATTAATACCCGAATTTCGAGCGATTTGCGATCCTAAACAGTACGTTTATGAAATAACATCCTTATGTCTCACAACTTAATCTTTCAACTGTTTTCTACTTCCTTTTGGGTTTCTCCACTCGACTTATTCATGCTTTTCTAAGATATGCGAAAAGTAATCTGCATGTAGCAAGTTTCACAGAATTTTGTGTATAAGCACACCAATCTTAataattttaagaaaattgtattttggtcTTTATCAATGTGCTAGTATCAGCTAGAATATAATACTCTAATACTCGAACATAATAATTCATTCCGTTTCATCATGTGATCCCCTCATGTGAGACTTTCAAATTCAATgcttcaaataaatataatgtttatcagataattgttttttttttttgaaaccaGCGGAACATCGAGAGAATAACACTTATTTCCATTGTGAATTTGTTTAGATAAGGCATACCAAAATACTTTAAAAGTTTATGTTCGTATAATGCAAAttgttcttttattttaaacaaatacatACACGTGCCTCTCTTCTCACACACGCATTTGCTGATGTGGATACAttctataaatattgcaagtatTTGGAATTTCTTGATTGCGCGCGTAAATGGATAGAAACCAGACATCCACGAAATTTGTGCACTGCAGGAGAACTTTAATTTATTACTGGATTTCTTACTTACTGGATCATCGTGTGATTTCTTTAATTTACATGCGAGCGATTCCGAGCGTTGCAAGAACAGCAAAAAATGGCCATGATCATGTTTGTCTAgttcgttttaatttttatcagcaaaaaatttaattgagtGCAAATCGCGAGCCGAACCGAGCAAGTTTCCAGAAATGTGAACTTCCCAAACACCAAGAAAACTGAGTCACCACACAAACATTTCGATTGTCTGCTTCAGCGAGCCCATCAAGGCGTCGTCCAGTTGCTTTTCCCTTGCTAAATGTTCTTTATTTTGCCtattgaaatacaaatatgtgcAGTGTGTTCACTATCGAGTCCCAATGTACAAATGTCCCGTGTACCAAAGAAACGCTGAGAGTGCGTGCAGAAAACACGTTTTGTTCGGGGCTCCGAAACCGGACTTTGCCCTGtgaaaaggtaaacaaaaggcgcttaattaaattttcatacgCAGCCGAGGAATATGTATTCATAAGTTATTTAGCGTGCGAGAGAACGGGAGCGACCAACCCTGCAGAGGAAGTCCATAAAGTAGGCAGGACCTCGGCTTGGGCGTGGTTCCTctagttttgcatttttattccCCTCCACTGCAGCACAAGCTATTTTAATTGCCAATTTGCGGGGTCGCCGGTTTGTCACTCAGCCCGTCGTGTCCTTCAATCGAGCTGAATGTATTTGTCGTCGCCACACAGCCACCCCCCGCCCACTTTATATGATCCCCTCCATCGGGGGTTATGAGTAATGCCCTGCACTTTATGTGCAAAACAGGAAACTTCGCCATCCGTGTCCTGAATAACGAATACATGCAACTATGTACTTTCTACAACCGCAAGCTGCACTGGATGAGTTAATTATGGGCTTGAGCAtatacactgcgagaaatggGCCCGAGGCCTCGCATCTCGAATgcttaaagtttattttttcgaCATTGTAAGCTTATCTCGGTGAAACTAACTTTGCCCTTGGGTGTAGTACAATCAAAGGAAACTGCGTCTTActataaagaaaataaaatcgtttgtttttaattttgaaatgtaTGATTCGACTATAAATTTTTAGTAAATATGTTTATGATAA is from Drosophila melanogaster chromosome 3L and encodes:
- the CG11353 gene encoding uncharacterized protein, isoform B — protein: MEIRRTSRPYLWYTPVLMLLGLWLGSVLAKGASNQSATTNSHAWQRYHSQALNASPALPDELEILDAPSTIEIHSPHETHLTRTSVIFGLTKVANESSVSQKCHAQLRQMQRGILGKQPWAMKVLDASGTKPSGFVYGQNYWLGSREACRGVQRPVGITLSKNFDRVMHYGIITQQAPFDMDYRVLYLRHNSPWQVEIKLMSEQIIHIGLCLPSACSSVEVQSLAQDYVAGGMFTENEIFDIKPEVVYMKDLQLKDEFFERASFRLLVACVLLTVTLMFCAQQLHATSKMPSISVDPLDRDLAPAESEIWRGLNSLLQIERLQRYVTCWDVPGNWAKIFAIRENTANEIPLMNGLRSVCAIWIMVFHVVWFMYFTVHNKTVLISYAEQAFFQYVSSAPLLVDVFFTISGFLQTFNFLRNSRQLEAVRQNSFSENLKLFGKLLFHRYLRLGPLYLVVMATVDLVYAYIGDVSVYHINERFDEMCTRHWWRNLLFIQNLFDHRDMCANWSWSLACEMQFFILANALLFLYVKYPKVVKSLVVSSFVATIAWSYGIGLSIKFQLSFDAAFATGTEIYTSPFVRVLPYILGAVTAWLLQENRVQLEISEQKERACWHFALFVFFACIYSTVKRDLGPLMAITLFVMGRLFFSLSVCWMIARSCDGRGVWWSRLLEAKGFQHVSRLSYAIYLLNPLVIALFYSLTNASTHADPFMLCVVTCGFAVIVYLASILFSLAFELPFSNLSSLLNRRQSKPKSI
- the CG32243 gene encoding uncharacterized protein; amino-acid sequence: MSAPKGDGNLVPTVREVQQKFADILGHGNDITWDLISSGQENILKAKLSLLNFDSNMFHAIWSYRKYSKGQSLTSLFFVMVVNNVYDPKLAEESRSWRLYPVFRCRRCVDETGHSSNIDCCMSYVSQYSMSDSWNRFVTHTGFAAGLMVTPYLGVYKQTDGRVELKTYTTTQIWHPNKKDIPITPESLKKASSVTNKLRKIIIHSVPFLVYPEEVFDFCASEKMLSSILNPHSSTQSGDVAGLSDSLVLFTNNLYNSRLESLMNNNNNDPSIFVNQQRSAWDKIARESFKIEGNVNLIRCCNGVPSIPKLDKIFQPIDSKIKKSKKVVEAEKPENTPSDLPEIEIDLSIKVKGQEINLREYGTQLKKHIASSESFDILISRMSEHLEVDTFKLIMALTQTFVETVREEMCQMLKYYFPTESILYQIILCISKHHPKWDFNEIEEHSSDILRRVRMFFVSTGPNPYAEFLKKCEVCPGYYDICKST